Part of the Deltaproteobacteria bacterium genome is shown below.
ACTGCCGCCAAGAAGACCGCGGCGAAGAAGACCGCGCGCAAGACCGCCACGAAGAAGACTGCCGCCAAGAAGACCGCCACGAAGAAGACCGCGCGCAAGACGGCCACGAAGAAGGCCGCGGCCAAAAAGGCCGCCGCCAAGCGCAAACGCCGCAACTAGCTTGGCCTTCCCCAAGTGGCCGGCTCGCGCGCGTCGCGAGCCGGCATTTTTTTCGGTCGGCGCACTCGCCCGTCGCTTCCAGACGCTGGAGGGGCCGCATTCACGGCACCGTTGATCGAGCGCGTCGGGCGGCGACCGCACCGGACCCGCCGAAATGTACGGCGCGGAGTCGGTCGCGCCGCAACCCCCGGCGGGCCGTGTCCCTCACCGGCCGTCCGACCGCGAGGAGCGCTGCGAACAGTCGGCGCGGTCAGGGGCGGTCTGCGCCGTCGGGCGCCGGCGCCGCGC
Proteins encoded:
- a CDS encoding HU family DNA-binding protein; translated protein: TAAKKTAAKKTARKTATKKTAAKKTATKKTARKTATKKAAAKKAAAKRKRRN